The window acataacaatcaaaatattttcaaatactCTATATTACAAATGGGAATGTTGAGCCTTTCTATCACCTACTCTTATATACTTTGAATAAGTCAAAATTAGGCCACTAATTAAGCCACAAATATTTGAAATGGGAATGTTGGCCAATTGTATAATTTCATATCTACTTCAAGGATTAATATGGTAATTCCAAAACTCACTAGAAGACAAAAATATTGTTGGAAACTTGATagtacacaagaacatgaagttctGCAATCGTACACAGGATGACACGAATACGTGATCATTTTTCTATATAATAACGAACATCCGAAATTAATCAAGTTGAGTTGgtctaatagttaatttattagtcTGTTTAAGTAAGTGTTACTGTGTTAAAAGTTCGAATTTCACCTTATACATGCACCAACTCATTAACCgacgataataaaaaaaataacacccGAAATTAAAATGTTTCTATGCAAGCATATATTGTTCCTATACAAACTCATATTTAAGATGTGTGCATAAAATTGCaacaaaatgttgaaactaaCTTATTAATATTATTAGCTGCCATCCTCACCAATAAAGTAGTAGAGTAGTAGGAAGattaattaaaatgaaagatgtgcacattattaattttcttttgtatAACGAAATATTGcaggaaaaaaatttaaatttaaatttaatttataatctgAAGTCAATAATAATTATGATATTAAAGTACTTTGGTAGGTCGTTGTGATGCTAATATTTGTGTGTTTGTATGAAATAAaggttattttcatatttttaaattcacaaaAAGGTTAtattgttttttcctttttttaaaataaaaagtcaaattTCTAATACAACTAAACACTAAAgggaattttagtttttttttttttttttttaacttatccTAAATTTAATCTCTTAAAATTAATAACTACAGGAGTAGTTTAGTTTTACTAAGTCAAATTCATACTTCTGAAATTATAATACAACTAAACAACTTTAATACAAAATTGGTATTTTAATTTCTTACAATTAATCCTAAAAGggcatttgtttttttttttttaatatgattaaGAGAGTATTTTAGTGtttgtaaataaaatttatatttcaaaCTATAGTACAATTAATTAAacaatctaaattttaaaatggtAATTCAATCTTTTAAAAATTCACTATAAGCTAAGGTTATTTTATTTTAGCCtttctaaaattaaattcaagttTTTAATACAATTAAACAACTTTAACCCTAAAAGGTATTTCAGTCCTTTTAAAATCTTATTCTGATTTCTATTTTCTAATACAATCAAATAAcctttattaataatatatataaggaTATTTTAGTTTTACAAATTAACCTTAAAAtgttattttagtctttttaaaaaaaattataaggatattttaactttcaaaacataattctaaaaagaatattttagtctctaaaatGATCTTTGTGTATTTgagtcttttttaaaataaaattcaaataatgtCTAATTTCTCACGAAATCAAACAATATTAATTAATGCTATAaggttattttattcttttaaaaattaacctTAAAAAGGTTGTTGTCTTCTTTTAAAAATGAACTATAACAATATTttcgttattttaatataaaattaaaatttatatttcctAACATAATTGAGTAATCTTTATTAATTAGataaagttattttagtaattttaaaattaacgtTAAACTGGTATTTTTCTAGCTATTTTTAGACCGTTAAAAAtgtaacacaaaaatattttagtctttttcaaattatactaAATGTTACTTTAGTTTTTTCTACaatgaattatgtaaatattttatttttaaaattaaccttAAAGGttaatttttgtcaaaatattaaaaaagatacATTAGTCTTTTCACAACATttttagaaaggatattttatttcttttatggtTAATTAAAATGACATTTTAGTAGTGGgcattttttctattataaattaaaaaaattattattttccaaaaaaattaatgaGAGTTTAATTCTccgagtttaattttttttgtgcgtGAACAACTTCGCCGTAATCCCAACAAACTTtgaattttaaagtttttttcttatttttatttggaaACACCATTTTTACTATACCATTTGTTAAAATGAATAATCTCAGAACAAAATTGTGAAATTATATTTCTCTGCAAGAAACAGCAATGAGAAgagatatttttttgttatgaaaaatgaaaatggaatAGAATAATATTGATGACATCCATATTCATCGTTCAGTGCCTGTTATATTGGTCACTTTAGGATCATAATACCTTTCTTTCTTGTTAATTGAGTTGCATTATTATATTCCTTTCTTTCAGGTTGTTGGTTTATTATTTTGCATCCATATATTGTCACAGAGGGATTTACAAACTATCCCTCGCGTGGTGCAGTGTTAAAAATAACTTTTGCTATTTGTGctatttttaattacttttgcTATACTATTGATATCTGAAAGATTTTTCCATTgacaaaataacttaaaaaaaatgaaattaacctGTGTCGTTACTTTTTAAAGTAACaattattaagtttatttttgttattaacacTATCATAGTATGTATTTGTATTAGAATTTTACTGGTGAGAAATTTGAGTAACAATATGAGTCAGATTCTAAGTTAAAAATATTGTCACCAATAATGTGCCAAAAAGAAAATTTACATGTTACCTATTATCAATCCTTTTTATAGACATAATATTCATATTAGATATTGTAATCTAATAACCAACAATTTGGAATgagatataatatttttaaagggTAATAATATAGTACCCATATTAGATATTGTGATATAATATCCAATTCTGAATGGATAAACTAAAGCGGACTAGGAAGTCATTAGCAGTGGATCGAAGCCTCTATATgcctatatataaaaaaatattctacacTTCTTTTTCACCTCACTTACATCTATCATTTAAATCAATTGTAAAAGATAAAGTAAATTAGCACCATTATTAAATTCTATGCAGGGATGTATAGTAAAGGAGAGAGAGATGGGAAATAGTTCCAAATGATGAAATGGATACTTCTAaattcttcataaaatgttatttttatttgagtttttaaaagggtattttattaatcatttaaaataaactaaaaaagtattttagtcttttaaattaaatttgactaTGAAATTTATAATACAATCAAACATTGAATTAGTTCTATAatgatattttagtctttttttttaaattaactttaagagtttgttttgttcttttaaaaattagttataagagtattttagttgttttaaaagtttaaatttatatttctaatacaattaaataaattttattctaaaaggTCACTTTAGTGTTTTTAAGATTAAccctaaaaattattttgatattttaaaaattaagtagaggatattttagtctttttaatattaaattagaatttttaattgttaaaaatttttgtattttaattaattctataaaGTTATTTTAGTGATTTTAATATTATTGCTTAAaggatatttaattttttgaaattaatgctaaaagagaatttttaaaataaactatgtggatattttagtattttaaaataaaattcaacttttaagttgtaatataattaaataactttaagcataaaagagcattttaattttttaatattcatactaaaatatttttctagaatattaaaaaatgtattcaattctctgtttcaaaaacttaattaaaaagataacctaatatttatataattaattcaaaaaaatatataatatctatctatgatgcacggacactgacacggacacgaGACACGACACGACACGACATGTGACATGCCGAcacacgaattttaaaatcttataagatacggggacacgcatacatataaaatataaagtattttctagataaatcataatgatattttgatatttattgatattaaaatatattttttaattttttaattatttttaatgtcttattttaattatatcaagtatttaaaatattttttgttttaataaataataatatatattgtatctaaatttatttcaagaatatatgttaagaataagactggacatgCTGACACGTCatgatatttaggtgtgttcAAGCGTGTCcatagaagaattttttattttttattaagacacagttgGACATAACAGACACGCATATCGGACGAGTGTTGGACGAGTGTTGGGGAGTATGCTGTACGAAATATGTTCGACACGCGAATACGATAATTCAGCGAGATGTATGTGTTTCATAGATATCTATGCATGTGGAATATATTTCAcgtatcaattttttattaaattatgtatttattatactaacATATATTTATTTGCATTAGACAATGGAGCAGGCATCGGATTCGAACGCAGAGAATATAATGGAACTGCCTCAGCCTCAGCCTAAGAAGACGGAATTGAATGCCCGGCTTGATAGGTTGCTTAAGTTACAGCCAGAGCCACATCATCCTCCACAACCCAGGATTCAAGAAATTCCTGGTTTTCTggttaataaaaatttgaataagtATCGTTCACCACAGATGATATCGTTTGGTCCCATTCATTATCATGAGCTTCTTTCCAGTCTAGGACAACAACTCAAAACTACTTGGGCACGCCGGTATGTTGACAAATTAAGGGAAAAAAATCAAGAACAATCTGAAAATGCAAATGATCGAATAGTGTCTCTGTACGAAACTATAACAACAAAGATTCCGGAATTGAAGAATTTGTTTAGTAACGACATTATTCAACGATATAATAAGAATGATGGGCAGCTGGCTGATATGTTGTTTGTGGATGGATGtgctttgttgtttttcatggaTGCTGTTGATGAACGACATCCAGAAAAGGTGGGCCTAGTGAAGCTTGACCAGTTGACGTATATATGGAGAGATGCCATTTTGTTGGAAAACCAACTTCCAATTCAGTTACTGGAGCTTCTAAGCTATAAGGACCAAGAGAGTCAGTTGCACAACTCATTTTACAATTTTCTATTCATGGGATTACCAAGGAGAAATCGAGAAGATTCATTATTCACTTGGTCAGATGAACGTAAACCAGCTCATCTTCTGGACTATATTCGCTTGTTTTACACGTCATCACCACTTGAGGTAAAGCTTTCTCTGCTTGATGTCTCTATTAGCTTCCGTACTAGATTATTGGAAAAAGTGGAAACTCTACCTCTCAGACAAGAAGATCCTTGGCATATATATAAGAACATACGGGATCTTAGAAATGTAGGAATTCAGGTGAAAGCAAATACTTCTGAATGGAAATGGGGTAACATATCTTTTACCTCCAACTTGTTTAGCGGACAACTGATGCTTCCAGGGATTGTAGTTGACGATGTCGCACCTTATCTCTATTACAACATGATTGCATATGAGATGCTTCCTGATTCTCAGAACAGCttccagtgctgctcctacttcTTTCTAATGGATTCCCTGATTGATGATGCCGAGGATGTGAAGGAGCTCAGATTAGCTGGTGTCCTTCAGAATTTCCTCGGAAGTGATGAAGAAGTGGCCAAACTCTTCAATCAGTTAGGGGGTTTATTGCCCGCTAAAATGTTCAATTGCACCACAAAAACAGGTACCCTGGCCTATAacgataaatatattaaaatcaagCATCAGATTGATAAGCATTATAGAAATAAATGGAAGACATGGCGGGCTCAATTACACACCACTTACTTCAATAACCCGTGGTCTATCATTGCCTTTCTTGCAGCTGTCTTGGCATTGTTTCTCACTTCTGTCCAGACATGGTACGCTGTATTTCCTAAATAAGTTCAGTTATAAACTGATAACAAACTCACAAAATAAGGTTTAATTTGCACCTACCTGTAgtagaaaaagaataagaaatctTGTTATGTTGTGATGTAaacccctccctccctccctttcttttatgattttgcaTGAGAGGTGTAATGCTATGATGGATAACGTTTAGGAGACTACTTTAATAAAGtcactaaaaatatcttttttttttaagacatGTGTTATGTTGTTATTGAACATCTTTATTAAatcagttaataatttattttttaataaattaaaaacaaaatcggtttattatagcaacaataataaacccaattgtctgcattataattattagattcgATTTGATCCGATCTAATTGCACAATCTAAatcgaatatctttaaattttttgataaaaagacaaatatatttctaattttttgttttgcggatatttaaatcctaaaaaatttaaaaatataattaaattcctaaaaaaaattagatttattgttattgttataaaaaaaatcgattttattctaatttgttaagacATGCAAAAATAACTAAttcattaatacgtccaataataatacaataCATCTTTACAAAAGGACGTTTTACGCGTTTTTGTGGGAGCATCCTCTGGAGCTTAATCTGGTCTCTAAATTTTCACCTTATAATCATTTTGCTTCTAGAATTTTAAACATACTCAATTAATAGTTACtaaattttataaatgaaaaTCAAGTATATTATGCTATCCATAATCTAATTAATAGAATGCTTGCTTTGTTCACTCGAAATTCGAAAATATTCTGGAGAAACCAATAAAATGAAAGGCTGGAGAAGGCCAGGTCTCGCCGGATGGACCATGAGTCATCCAAGCTCGAGCTTTTAGAGAGTGGTAGGCTGCTAGATTGTGTCGTAAAAGACAGTAAATAAGGCTCGTGTGAGTATTTAGTCAGAGTAAAATGTTGTTGTGTTGGGGATGTATCAAATATGTGAATTTCACGGttgaaaattattaaatgatGATTTTGTCAAATCGCATCCTTTgatttctctttttaaaataatttttataattttaaaaaatcacaaaaaataataatatttttaatttggcaCATATTAAatctatattaaaattttttagtcgAAATAATAACCATTAAAATTGAGTTTAAAGAACTAATAACAATTAATTGATGATTATCAAATATTATtgagttaaaaatttaattatgtattagTTTGTTAattgtaaagaattttataagaatCAAAATTGGTCCAATAACAAGTTTTATGCCATAAACACCTTCTCCTGTTCAAGAAAATGCTTGATCAAACCAACACTTCTCATAAGAATAAAAAACACGCATAAGGTCCAATTGATGATCCAAGTCCATGTTCATATCACTCATTCATGCTCCATGAAAATGGTTGCCATCAAGTGAAGGAAGATTTACTTTTATCCATTGTTCTAAAAATCGAACCAGACTGACTAATTTAACCGAATTAACCGGTCACATAATTGGTTCGGTTGAAGTGTAAAACCGTCTGATAAAAAATCGGTCGAATCGACGATTAACTGGTGAACCGTTTGAATTGAacgatttttttcagttttcaattttaaaaaataaaaaaatatataaaccctttctcattttctctctctctctcactcacgcACAAGACCACGGAACCTAGCCCTTCTCTCTCTACACTTCACGAAACCAATTCCACGGAACCCAGCCCTTTTCTCTCTGCACTTCACGAAACCTTAGCCAGCGTCGTCGTCGCCGACGAACTCGTCTCCTCAGCCAGCGTCCAGCCTCGTCATAGCCGATCCTCTTCTCCTGGATCCCATCTCCTCGCATCGCTAGGTCTCATCGACGAACCGGTGGAGGTGTTATCGCCACCGGGTGGCATCAAGAATCGTCgcctataattattaaaaccgGACCAGACTAACCGATTCAACCTGAAAACAGGTGAACTGAACCTTATACCGGTCCAGTCTGATGTTTGAACCGTGTAACGCAAAGAACCGGCATGAACTGGTGAAAATTGGTCAAACTCGGTGAAGGCCGATCCGACTGAAccgtttgaaatttaaaattttctcaaAATGCTTGAGGAGGGATTCAAACCCCTCTCCTCAATGAGAGAGATGTCATTCACAACCACCAAGCTGTCATGCTTCTTGTTAATATGtatacaaattataatacatatagacatctttcatcaaatagtttacttctatttaatttattttaattttaattataaactcactcattcttaaattaattatatttttatttaataataattataaacacacttattttttcttttcataattatataatatctattaatattattttttaataaatacttgtagtatataattgtataatagatataaactaattaataaattattaaaatttgaaaataatagttattttagtataaaaacaaaataaaaatatttatgatagagtaaaaataacaaaatacttattgttcATGTTCCATATTGTTTTAGAATAGCTAAATAttcttaaaatgttagtgaaaaatgtattttattttaattttaaatttttttactatttttttattttttatttacataggaccgaTCAACCGGTTCAATTTGTGACCCACAGGTTGAACCAGTGATCCAGTGACCCAGTAGCCTGACcagttcgatcaccggttcggttctgacaactatgccgTCACTTGTGGAAGGTGAAGGTATGCTCATCGCCTGTCATCGTTTCTCTTCCCTTCACCGTCGTCTCTCTCTGTCGTCGTCGAGTGCTTTAGGGGTGATAACGGGTCGACTTGGTTCGAGTTTGGGGTGAAATTAGAACCGAACCAATTGAATTATAATTGGTTTGATTTGGTTCAGATTTACGTTTTTTTGTGTatgtacccgaaccaaaccaaaccaattaagaacggattggttcggttcaGATAATTGGGTACTCGAtgaaacaaaaattcataaaaaaagtaaaaaaaatgaaatttttatcttaaaaattctgtaaatacaataaacatgtaaaatcaataaaaataatccaaacatgttaaacaccaaacac is drawn from Arachis hypogaea cultivar Tifrunner chromosome 12, arahy.Tifrunner.gnm2.J5K5, whole genome shotgun sequence and contains these coding sequences:
- the LOC112726978 gene encoding uncharacterized protein codes for the protein MEQASDSNAENIMELPQPQPKKTELNARLDRLLKLQPEPHHPPQPRIQEIPGFLVNKNLNKYRSPQMISFGPIHYHELLSSLGQQLKTTWARRYVDKLREKNQEQSENANDRIVSLYETITTKIPELKNLFSNDIIQRYNKNDGQLADMLFVDGCALLFFMDAVDERHPEKVGLVKLDQLTYIWRDAILLENQLPIQLLELLSYKDQESQLHNSFYNFLFMGLPRRNREDSLFTWSDERKPAHLLDYIRLFYTSSPLEVKLSLLDVSISFRTRLLEKVETLPLRQEDPWHIYKNIRDLRNVGIQVKANTSEWKWGNISFTSNLFSGQLMLPGIVVDDVAPYLYYNMIAYEMLPDSQNSFQCCSYFFLMDSLIDDAEDVKELRLAGVLQNFLGSDEEVAKLFNQLGGLLPAKMFNCTTKTGTLAYNDKYIKIKHQIDKHYRNKWKTWRAQLHTTYFNNPWSIIAFLAAVLALFLTSVQTWYAVFPK